A region from the Vibrio sp. SS-MA-C1-2 genome encodes:
- a CDS encoding DEAD/DEAH box helicase, with translation MPFSHLGLSDPILKAIADSDYKKPTTIQNKAIPEILKGNNLLAAAQTGTGKTASFVLPLLEKFSDGKKVRAKRVRALILAPTRELVVQVEKNIAQYSRYLDITSLAMYGGVEYQAQKQRLIDGVDILVATPGRLLDMYGQRAMHFDELEVLVLDEADRMLDMGFIEDINKIIARLPDQRQDLLFSATLSTRVRDLAKTAIENPVEISIAANAASKSEIDQWLVGVDKDQKSALLSHLITDGEWQQALIFIETKHGAAKLVTQLEKRGIKAESFHSGRSQAIRSQLMEDFKSGKLQFLVATGVAARGIDIENLVRVVNYDLPYPADEYVHRIGRTGRAGAKGEAISLVSRDNFKNLCMIESRLGHLIKRREIEGFEPRKELPISILNYHKSKEKRSNQKPKQEK, from the coding sequence ATGCCATTTAGCCACTTAGGATTAAGCGATCCGATTTTAAAAGCGATTGCTGACTCAGACTATAAAAAGCCAACCACCATTCAAAACAAAGCGATTCCTGAGATTTTAAAGGGGAATAACTTATTGGCAGCGGCGCAAACCGGAACCGGAAAAACCGCGAGCTTTGTTTTACCTTTGCTAGAGAAGTTTAGTGATGGTAAAAAAGTGCGAGCAAAACGAGTTCGCGCATTGATCTTAGCGCCAACCCGTGAACTTGTGGTGCAGGTAGAAAAGAACATTGCCCAATATAGCCGTTATTTAGATATTACCTCTCTCGCGATGTATGGTGGCGTTGAGTATCAAGCTCAGAAGCAACGTTTGATTGATGGGGTGGATATTCTGGTTGCGACACCGGGACGTCTGTTAGATATGTATGGTCAACGTGCAATGCATTTTGATGAACTTGAAGTTTTGGTATTAGATGAAGCTGACCGTATGTTGGATATGGGCTTTATCGAAGATATTAACAAGATCATTGCTCGCCTACCTGATCAACGTCAAGATTTGCTCTTTTCAGCAACGTTATCGACTCGTGTCAGAGATCTTGCTAAAACGGCAATTGAGAATCCGGTAGAAATCTCAATTGCAGCCAATGCCGCATCTAAATCTGAAATTGATCAATGGCTAGTTGGTGTCGACAAAGATCAGAAATCGGCACTATTAAGTCATCTCATTACAGACGGTGAATGGCAACAAGCGTTGATTTTCATTGAGACTAAACATGGTGCAGCTAAGTTGGTGACTCAATTAGAGAAACGTGGCATTAAAGCGGAATCATTCCATAGTGGACGTAGCCAAGCAATTCGTTCTCAACTGATGGAAGATTTTAAATCAGGAAAACTTCAATTTTTAGTGGCAACAGGTGTTGCTGCTCGTGGTATTGATATTGAAAACCTAGTTCGTGTCGTTAATTACGATCTGCCATATCCTGCTGATGAGTATGTTCACCGTATTGGTCGTACAGGTCGTGCAGGGGCAAAAGGGGAGGCAATCTCTTTGGTATCTAGAGATAACTTTAAAAACCTTTGTATGATAGAAAGCCGCTTAGGGCATTTAATTAAGCGTCGTGAAATTGAAGGTTTTGAACCGCGTAAAGAGCTACCAATCTCGATCTTGAATTATCATAAAAGCAAAGAAAAGCGTTCAAATCAGAAGCCAAAACAAGAGAAATAA
- a CDS encoding c-type cytochrome encodes MGTILNFVVVILILLFLAIMFYVILKYWRSNNTADKNKVLDTFDGIGETDAPPPKLFFISMFIAFAMAVGYLILYPGLGNWKGLVEWQQSDDKLSAPTTTLDHQMAQLSNHSLSALANVEEVVRSGEGLFQTHCAACHRDNAQGQKHFPNLIDNDWLYGGSDAEIIHSIKHGRNGAMPGWEEVLSNEEVTNVSYYLAALDNRHINAPSVKIAQGKETFIQNCSSCHHDGTVANPLIGAPLLSDDIWLHGGSIEEIQTTIRGGLNNVMPAFGNQLSDNKILAIGAYLNRSKIDYETRMSALDQEQIKRGEYLAYAGDCVACHSSEGGEPFAGGLPFVTPFGTAYSTNITPHVSEGIGDYNYQEFKDALYKGKGKHGYLYPAMPYTSYQYVTEEDVQALWAYLQSITPVAHRNSTNQMMFPSNIRLGLLGWNIVFMDTDPLNIDIPTELNIPEDKQELWQRGKYFVMGLGHCSECHTPRNLAQALESDKIFQGNIIDGWNAPNITANELYEDAWDLNSLSDFLHTAHSDKGTAFAGMADVVKNSTSKMTRDDVESMAYYLLKGDKGNTLDPTIKQLKPSGFTAEALQSPQYALYKETCGACHGADGKGRDPIAPTLLHNGIIMHSDPFNTIAVAVRGLSPTYIDEERNFMPMVSFEDILSDKELADMISFVRYYLGDRKDPVTEQQVTDVRERLEKAGYTQGLHSTPDMYEQRDGNINVD; translated from the coding sequence ATGGGTACTATTTTAAATTTTGTCGTCGTTATTTTAATCCTGCTGTTTTTAGCCATCATGTTCTATGTGATTCTAAAATACTGGCGTTCAAATAACACCGCAGATAAAAATAAGGTACTGGATACGTTTGATGGAATTGGAGAAACCGATGCTCCACCGCCAAAATTGTTCTTTATCTCTATGTTTATCGCCTTTGCTATGGCTGTGGGATATTTAATTCTCTATCCGGGACTAGGCAATTGGAAAGGATTGGTGGAATGGCAGCAATCTGATGATAAGTTAAGTGCCCCAACCACCACCTTAGATCATCAGATGGCACAGCTCTCTAATCACTCTTTATCAGCCTTAGCTAATGTTGAAGAAGTTGTACGAAGTGGTGAAGGACTATTTCAGACCCATTGTGCCGCTTGTCACCGCGATAATGCACAAGGACAGAAGCACTTCCCTAACTTAATTGATAATGATTGGTTATATGGCGGCAGTGATGCTGAGATCATTCACTCAATCAAGCATGGTCGTAATGGTGCAATGCCAGGTTGGGAAGAGGTATTATCTAATGAAGAGGTAACCAATGTCTCTTATTACCTAGCCGCTCTGGATAATCGTCACATCAATGCACCAAGCGTCAAAATTGCTCAAGGCAAAGAGACCTTTATCCAAAATTGTTCAAGTTGTCACCACGATGGTACGGTCGCTAACCCATTAATTGGCGCTCCCTTATTATCGGATGATATCTGGTTACATGGCGGAAGTATCGAAGAGATTCAAACGACAATTCGCGGTGGTTTAAACAATGTAATGCCCGCATTTGGTAATCAACTGTCTGATAATAAGATTTTAGCGATTGGTGCTTATCTTAATCGAAGTAAAATTGATTATGAAACTCGTATGTCCGCATTAGATCAAGAACAGATTAAACGTGGTGAATATCTTGCCTATGCTGGTGACTGTGTGGCTTGTCATAGTTCAGAAGGCGGCGAACCTTTTGCTGGTGGCTTGCCATTTGTGACACCATTTGGTACCGCTTATTCCACCAATATAACTCCACATGTTAGTGAAGGTATTGGTGATTATAACTACCAAGAGTTCAAAGATGCCTTGTATAAGGGGAAAGGAAAGCACGGTTATCTCTACCCTGCGATGCCTTATACCTCTTATCAGTATGTGACTGAGGAAGATGTTCAGGCTCTGTGGGCTTACTTGCAATCTATTACACCAGTTGCCCATAGAAACAGCACAAACCAAATGATGTTCCCATCAAATATTCGTTTAGGGCTTCTTGGTTGGAATATTGTCTTTATGGATACTGACCCACTAAATATTGATATTCCGACGGAATTAAATATTCCTGAAGATAAGCAAGAATTATGGCAACGTGGTAAATATTTTGTGATGGGGTTAGGTCACTGTTCTGAGTGTCATACACCACGAAACCTTGCTCAAGCGTTAGAGTCAGACAAAATCTTCCAAGGTAATATCATTGATGGTTGGAATGCGCCAAACATTACGGCTAACGAGCTTTATGAAGATGCATGGGATCTTAACTCTCTCTCTGATTTCTTACATACCGCTCACTCTGACAAAGGGACTGCTTTTGCTGGAATGGCAGATGTTGTTAAGAACAGTACCAGTAAGATGACCAGAGATGATGTCGAAAGTATGGCTTATTACCTACTAAAAGGGGATAAAGGTAATACCCTAGATCCAACTATTAAGCAGTTAAAACCATCTGGATTTACTGCTGAAGCCCTTCAGTCACCGCAATATGCTCTTTATAAAGAGACCTGTGGCGCCTGTCATGGTGCAGATGGTAAAGGTCGAGACCCAATCGCACCAACATTGCTGCATAACGGTATTATCATGCATAGTGATCCGTTTAATACCATTGCGGTAGCGGTACGTGGACTCTCTCCAACTTATATTGATGAAGAGCGTAACTTCATGCCAATGGTTAGTTTTGAAGATATCTTATCTGATAAAGAATTGGCCGATATGATTAGCTTTGTTCGTTATTATCTTGGTGACCGTAAAGACCCAGTCACAGAACAACAGGTAACTGATGTTCGTGAGCGTCTTGAAAAAGCCGGATACACTCAAGGTCTACACAGTACCCCTGATATGTATGAACAGCGTGATGGAAATATTAATGTCGATTAA
- the ccoN gene encoding cytochrome-c oxidase, cbb3-type subunit I translates to MTQSDTMYDTKVVRYFIIAAVIWAVLGMTIGVILAAQLYWPVLNFDSEYFQFGRLRPLHTSGVIFGFVVNILMGTSLYIVQRTGNTPLFNKSLSWMVFWGWQLVLFLALITLPLGYTTSKEYAELEWPIDILIVLVWVLYAVLFFGTIAIRRVHHIFVANWFYAGFIIVIAMIFILNNLALPASAMKSYSVFAGAQDAVIQWWWGHNAVGFLLTAGVIGMNYYFIPKITDRPIYSYRLSIIHFWGLVGFYTWAGTHHLIYSSVPVWVQNIGIVMSLILWLPSWAGAFNSFMTLLSNKQKLKNDYIMLFFFSAIVYYCLATFEGPLLAIRWFNMLAHNTEWVIGHVHSGALGWVALSGIAVFYYFIPRLWNKEQLWSNKLLKLHFWLAHIGIALYAIALWVAGIGEGYMWLAQDDNGELLYSFVQAMDFKAPWLFVRFFGGALFVLGLLVMVFNIYKTVTSPKITAVKEA, encoded by the coding sequence ATGACGCAATCCGACACTATGTATGACACTAAAGTTGTACGTTATTTTATTATTGCTGCCGTTATCTGGGCTGTTCTTGGGATGACCATTGGGGTTATTCTTGCGGCACAGCTCTATTGGCCAGTGTTAAATTTTGATTCAGAATATTTTCAATTTGGACGCTTACGCCCACTTCATACCTCTGGGGTGATTTTTGGTTTTGTCGTCAACATTTTGATGGGTACCTCACTCTATATTGTTCAACGCACAGGAAATACGCCACTCTTCAATAAAAGCTTATCTTGGATGGTTTTTTGGGGCTGGCAATTAGTTCTTTTCTTAGCGTTGATCACCCTCCCTTTAGGTTACACCACATCAAAAGAGTACGCTGAGCTAGAGTGGCCAATCGACATCTTAATTGTTTTAGTTTGGGTGCTTTATGCGGTCTTATTCTTTGGCACGATAGCGATTCGACGCGTTCACCATATCTTTGTTGCTAACTGGTTTTATGCTGGATTTATCATCGTTATCGCGATGATATTTATCTTAAATAACTTAGCACTGCCTGCTTCAGCTATGAAATCTTATTCTGTATTTGCAGGGGCTCAGGATGCTGTTATCCAATGGTGGTGGGGACATAACGCGGTAGGTTTCCTATTAACTGCGGGTGTAATTGGGATGAACTACTATTTTATTCCTAAAATCACTGATCGACCAATCTACTCATATCGTTTATCGATTATTCACTTTTGGGGTTTAGTCGGTTTCTATACTTGGGCGGGTACTCACCATCTTATCTACTCTTCCGTTCCTGTTTGGGTTCAGAATATCGGGATCGTGATGTCATTGATTCTTTGGCTCCCTTCCTGGGCAGGCGCATTTAACAGCTTTATGACACTGCTATCGAATAAGCAGAAGTTGAAAAATGATTACATTATGTTGTTCTTCTTCTCTGCGATTGTTTACTACTGTTTAGCAACCTTTGAAGGTCCTCTGCTTGCGATTCGTTGGTTCAATATGCTGGCTCACAATACGGAGTGGGTAATTGGTCATGTACATTCTGGGGCTTTAGGCTGGGTGGCACTTTCAGGTATTGCTGTCTTCTACTATTTCATACCTCGTCTCTGGAATAAAGAGCAATTGTGGTCAAACAAACTACTGAAACTTCACTTCTGGCTCGCCCATATTGGTATTGCACTGTACGCTATTGCACTCTGGGTTGCGGGTATCGGTGAAGGTTATATGTGGTTAGCTCAAGATGATAATGGCGAGCTTCTGTATAGTTTTGTACAAGCGATGGACTTTAAAGCGCCATGGTTATTTGTACGCTTCTTTGGTGGCGCACTGTTTGTATTAGGACTATTGGTTATGGTGTTCAATATCTATAAAACGGTCACTTCACCAAAAATTACTGCGGTAAAGGAGGCGTAA
- a CDS encoding c-type cytochrome: MADQSKQFEIGKQKAKVCMTCHGVDGISLLDPYPNLRSQKQGYIVSALKDYKARERTSGLAVLMQQQADALTEQDMQDIAFYYSKLGSELDK, encoded by the coding sequence ATGGCTGATCAATCTAAACAGTTTGAAATAGGAAAGCAGAAAGCTAAAGTCTGCATGACCTGCCATGGTGTCGATGGAATATCTCTTTTAGATCCCTACCCTAATCTTCGAAGCCAAAAGCAAGGTTATATTGTCTCTGCTCTCAAAGATTATAAAGCTCGTGAACGCACCAGTGGATTGGCGGTATTAATGCAACAACAAGCCGATGCACTGACAGAACAGGATATGCAGGATATTGCATTCTATTACTCGAAGCTAGGCAGCGAATTAGATAAGTAG
- a CDS encoding hybrid-cluster NAD(P)-dependent oxidoreductase, which translates to MSSSKPTQSPFSKPSLSPLKLSTGGLGGKSSLGGSPLGGLTLGGKKTSESNDSGNSPKKGKFQFAKSTVAPIWSPEKAPLVLKQRNDETHDSVSFIFETKEGHSFNFKAGQFVTISVEIEGKTHYRAYSISSAPKTKQLQLMIKRVEDGVVSNWMIDHLAIDDQITVFNVAGQFNLSDNTHKEKLLLVSAGCGITPVLSMAKALLTAKVKSPELDITFLHCARDKDNIIFHKELLALSEQYPQFHVALVLRDIADPDNQVQLPVTQGRINREKMAVICPDLADRSLLLCGPVEFMENIKTMADEQGLSANHFFHESFTPAAEELESDEKVTMTVNGYDLAEEVGENSLLLDDLEKHGLPIIGACRTGVCGSCKCKVTKGKVTSTSTETLTEEEIAGGYVLACSSRVKSDVTVELEDSAS; encoded by the coding sequence ATGTCATCATCAAAACCGACTCAATCTCCTTTTTCAAAGCCTAGTTTATCGCCATTGAAACTTTCTACTGGCGGTTTAGGTGGAAAATCATCGCTTGGTGGATCACCATTAGGTGGACTAACGTTAGGTGGTAAAAAAACCAGTGAGAGTAACGATTCTGGCAATAGTCCGAAAAAAGGCAAGTTCCAATTTGCCAAATCAACGGTTGCACCAATCTGGTCACCTGAAAAAGCCCCTTTAGTATTAAAACAGCGAAATGATGAGACGCATGACTCTGTTAGCTTTATCTTTGAAACAAAAGAGGGGCACAGTTTTAACTTCAAAGCGGGGCAATTTGTTACTATCTCCGTTGAAATTGAAGGTAAAACACATTATCGCGCTTACTCGATTAGCTCTGCGCCAAAAACCAAACAACTTCAGTTAATGATCAAACGTGTTGAAGATGGAGTCGTCTCTAATTGGATGATCGACCATTTAGCCATTGATGATCAAATTACGGTATTTAACGTCGCAGGGCAATTTAACTTAAGCGATAACACCCACAAAGAGAAGTTATTATTAGTGAGTGCAGGTTGTGGCATCACACCGGTCTTATCGATGGCCAAAGCACTGTTAACGGCAAAAGTGAAATCACCAGAGTTAGATATTACTTTCCTTCATTGTGCTCGCGATAAAGATAATATTATCTTCCATAAAGAGCTTTTAGCGTTAAGTGAGCAATACCCTCAGTTCCATGTTGCACTCGTTCTGCGCGATATCGCTGATCCTGATAATCAAGTTCAATTGCCAGTTACTCAAGGGCGAATTAATCGCGAGAAAATGGCAGTAATCTGCCCAGATCTTGCTGATCGTTCTCTGCTCCTTTGTGGACCTGTTGAGTTTATGGAGAACATTAAAACGATGGCAGATGAACAAGGTTTATCGGCTAATCACTTTTTTCATGAAAGCTTTACCCCTGCAGCTGAAGAGCTGGAGAGTGATGAAAAAGTCACAATGACCGTTAATGGTTACGATCTTGCAGAAGAAGTCGGTGAAAATAGTCTATTACTGGATGATCTTGAAAAACATGGTTTACCGATTATTGGTGCATGTCGTACTGGTGTTTGTGGCTCTTGTAAATGTAAAGTGACCAAAGGTAAAGTGACCTCAACGAGCACTGAAACATTAACGGAAGAAGAGATTGCTGGTGGTTATGTACTTGCTTGTTCTAGTCGAGTGAAAAGCGATGTGACGGTGGAGTTGGAAGACTCTGCGAGTTAA
- a CDS encoding cbb3-type cytochrome c oxidase subunit II has protein sequence MFNKDFTQSVFILIVSTIVVASFSVLSWVVPNLLKTEELHAKSTAKPLTPIELEGRDIYISEGCHVCHTQMVRPLDPEIKRDGEPNQEADDIYEFPNLWGSKRTGPDLTNLGRKYSDRWHELHLYNPRDVVPTSIMPSYPWLFEQRLSGDDIQSKMETLRTLGVPYTDKEIADARIEVRGKTKAEALVRYLQSLGVDTAEEMK, from the coding sequence ATGTTTAATAAAGATTTTACGCAATCGGTATTTATCTTAATTGTCTCAACCATCGTGGTTGCAAGTTTTTCTGTACTGAGTTGGGTTGTGCCTAACTTATTAAAAACAGAGGAGCTACACGCTAAATCGACGGCAAAGCCTCTGACCCCTATTGAGTTGGAAGGCCGAGATATCTATATCAGTGAAGGGTGTCATGTCTGTCATACTCAGATGGTTCGCCCTTTAGATCCTGAAATTAAACGTGATGGTGAACCGAACCAAGAGGCGGATGATATTTATGAATTCCCTAATCTGTGGGGATCGAAGCGAACAGGGCCAGACCTAACAAACTTAGGACGTAAGTATTCTGATCGCTGGCATGAATTGCATCTTTATAATCCAAGAGATGTCGTTCCAACTTCAATTATGCCTTCTTATCCGTGGTTATTTGAGCAACGTTTATCCGGTGATGATATCCAGAGTAAGATGGAGACACTGCGTACTTTAGGGGTTCCTTATACCGATAAAGAGATTGCAGATGCACGTATTGAAGTTCGTGGTAAAACCAAGGCGGAAGCACTGGTTCGTTACCTACAGAGCTTAGGTGTTGATACCGCAGAGGAGATGAAATAA